A genomic stretch from Photobacterium atrarenae includes:
- a CDS encoding response regulator, which translates to MKQCLLSHQFPLSLSALAGIRQSLKRQLNLLQIADATAQTVELVTTEYLTNLLQHQAQPSQQVILRFYKQQQVLIFEIEDDGPGWPALTTRLDQASLPSELATNGMGLGLIAALLPEHQYHHKPGQSRLAFVLPEAPPQPTVLVIDDSASQLNLLREYLNQDYQVIAFSAAREALDWLASNECDLVITDLHMPQMSGFELRRQVAQLPKHSLLPFIFLTGDELPATRNRAATQAIDDYLIKPAPRSVLLDSLARVLARHQNLETLYEQMLLNSLLPQLTETPFATSAWQRLHQSFPENSGDFLLSKTVSHQRTLLVLGDQMGHGPVARANGAAWIGFMQGLLNHPDITPSRFISLVNQELYRIGETLPHLMCLMVLEIDDAGTLQVINAGMPPYILQQQGHLRAEAHTIGLLGIDPEVNPVAQRYELAPGDSFHGFSDGVAEQVTTLTNQLTASDQMQYSLSGNTLHQHLWQFDQQGIQDDKKLLSLIKR; encoded by the coding sequence GTGAAGCAATGCCTGCTCAGCCACCAGTTTCCGCTTTCATTATCGGCGCTGGCGGGGATCCGCCAGTCCCTGAAACGCCAGCTCAACCTGCTGCAGATTGCAGATGCCACGGCGCAGACGGTCGAGCTGGTCACCACCGAATATCTGACCAACCTTCTTCAGCATCAGGCGCAGCCGTCACAGCAGGTGATCCTGAGATTTTACAAACAGCAGCAAGTCCTGATCTTTGAAATAGAAGATGACGGCCCCGGCTGGCCAGCCCTGACGACACGCCTGGATCAGGCCAGCCTGCCGTCAGAACTGGCCACCAACGGCATGGGACTGGGGCTGATTGCCGCCCTGCTACCAGAACACCAATACCACCATAAGCCGGGGCAGAGCCGGCTCGCTTTTGTGCTGCCGGAAGCGCCGCCGCAACCGACCGTGTTAGTCATCGACGACAGCGCCAGCCAACTCAATCTGTTGCGCGAATACCTGAACCAGGATTACCAGGTCATCGCCTTTAGCGCGGCCCGGGAAGCCCTGGACTGGCTGGCAAGCAACGAATGCGACCTCGTGATCACGGATCTGCACATGCCGCAGATGTCGGGCTTCGAGTTACGTCGCCAGGTTGCTCAGTTACCGAAACATTCGCTATTGCCCTTTATTTTCCTGACCGGGGATGAGCTCCCGGCCACCCGCAACCGGGCAGCAACCCAGGCGATTGATGATTACCTGATCAAGCCCGCCCCACGCAGTGTGCTGCTCGACAGCCTGGCCCGGGTTCTTGCCCGTCACCAGAACCTGGAAACCCTGTATGAACAAATGCTGCTCAACAGCCTGCTGCCGCAACTGACGGAAACGCCGTTCGCGACATCCGCCTGGCAAAGGCTCCATCAGAGCTTTCCGGAAAACAGTGGTGATTTTTTACTTTCGAAAACCGTAAGCCACCAGCGAACCCTGCTCGTGCTGGGTGATCAAATGGGCCATGGCCCGGTTGCTCGCGCCAATGGGGCGGCCTGGATCGGTTTCATGCAAGGACTGCTCAATCATCCCGACATCACGCCCAGCCGGTTCATTTCCCTCGTCAACCAGGAGCTCTACCGTATCGGCGAGACCCTGCCTCACCTGATGTGCTTAATGGTGCTGGAAATCGATGACGCCGGGACCCTTCAGGTGATCAATGCCGGAATGCCCCCCTATATTCTGCAGCAGCAGGGACACTTGCGCGCGGAAGCACACACCATTGGCCTGCTGGGGATTGACCCGGAGGTGAATCCAGTCGCCCAGCGCTACGAGCTGGCTCCCGGGGATAGCTTTCACGGCTTCAGCGATGGCGTGGCCGAACAGGTCACAACACTGACCAATCAACTCACGGCATCAGACCAAATGCAGTACTCTCTGTCTGGTAACACACTGCACCAGCACCTGTGGCAGTTCGATCAACAAGGGATTCAGGATGATAAGAAGCTGTTGAGTCTCATCAAGCGCTAA
- a CDS encoding glycosyltransferase family 4 protein, whose product MKVMLLLDSSGFGGIESHVLQLALMLHQRRVNVEVMFYRQYPQHPLYARLAQAGICYRFAQGSVKLIRQAMMACTADDTVHAHGYKASIVARLLRMGCACRVVTTFHAGETGDWKVRSYELLNRRTARLSENLAVSEAIRSRLGARCRVMRNFIETTSIGARSEPPPQAGLRFAFVGRLSEEKGLDRYLQLSRLFPEHQWHVFGDGPQQQSLQAAPHCIYHGAVPSMQAYWAGIDVLIMPSRQEGLPMAAIEALAHGTLVIATQVGQLADLVDRRFLVPESQWQQMPVLIDMMAGWQPAMWRELQHQARLRVEQAFSADALWTQYRSIYRYQPDNACAAKAMTV is encoded by the coding sequence ATGAAAGTGATGTTATTGTTAGATTCGTCTGGGTTCGGCGGCATAGAATCGCACGTCCTCCAGCTGGCGCTGATGCTTCACCAGCGCCGGGTCAATGTTGAGGTGATGTTCTACCGGCAATATCCCCAACATCCGCTCTACGCCAGACTGGCGCAGGCCGGGATCTGCTACCGGTTCGCCCAAGGCTCGGTGAAGCTGATCCGCCAAGCCATGATGGCATGCACGGCAGATGATACCGTGCACGCCCATGGTTATAAGGCCAGTATTGTGGCGCGTTTACTCCGGATGGGATGCGCCTGCCGGGTGGTGACGACGTTTCATGCCGGGGAAACCGGGGACTGGAAAGTACGCAGTTATGAACTGCTCAATCGCCGGACCGCGCGGTTATCGGAAAATCTGGCAGTGAGTGAAGCGATCCGGTCCCGGTTAGGGGCTCGGTGCAGGGTGATGCGAAACTTTATCGAGACCACCTCGATTGGTGCTCGGAGTGAGCCGCCTCCGCAGGCGGGTTTGCGCTTTGCGTTTGTCGGGCGGCTGAGTGAAGAAAAAGGGTTGGATCGGTACCTGCAACTTTCCCGCTTATTTCCCGAGCACCAATGGCATGTGTTTGGCGACGGTCCGCAACAGCAAAGCCTGCAAGCGGCTCCTCACTGCATTTATCATGGTGCGGTACCTTCCATGCAGGCTTACTGGGCGGGGATAGATGTGTTGATCATGCCCTCGCGCCAGGAAGGGCTGCCGATGGCGGCGATTGAAGCCCTGGCTCACGGCACCCTGGTGATTGCCACCCAAGTCGGCCAGTTGGCTGATCTGGTGGATCGCCGGTTCCTGGTCCCCGAGTCTCAGTGGCAGCAAATGCCGGTGTTGATTGACATGATGGCCGGGTGGCAGCCGGCGATGTGGCGTGAGTTACAGCACCAGGCCCGACTGCGGGTTGAACAGGCCTTCAGTGCCGATGCGCTCTGGACGCAGTACCGGTCGATTTATCGCTATCAGCCCGACAATGCGTGTGCGGCCAAGGCGATGACGGTTTAG
- a CDS encoding hybrid sensor histidine kinase/response regulator: MTLRMKTILGIALIEALVLAVLIVSGLHWLKESNERQLEISSRQLVSVFAKASRDAVLASDLSYLDSFAASIVSEHNLAYIRITDGNGTELAEHGDYRGVEQGVMPSEAQDCVYDVASDIRIGERRFGLVEMGVRVDGLQQLLHYATQSSLILAGIEMILVALFSFALGTYLMTRLDCLRLGVEEVGRCGPGTQIEIQGNDEVSRVSEAFNQMSRSLADAQQSLAQEHQQQLALAAKVKELAQVAEFARDAIVITDAEGRITWVNSAFEQLSGYSLVELLGQTPGRLLQGEQTDPQAVKAIRQSLASNQPIRVEILNYHKCGASYWVELDISPVFNEQGGVERLIAVQRDVTERLGVARQLESALESATKATQAKSEFLANMSHEIRTPMNAVMGISELLLEEIQDARHQTQLRLIHQSADNLVTIINDILDFSKIEAGKLLLQEEPFELQQLLEGALALCAYQAGQKGVHLLLEMPPVLPNRVIGDKGRLNQVLINLLGNAIKFTVSGHVKLSLVEEVCGPRESCFLIRVEDTGIGIPAARLPHIMDKFEQVDNSATRAYQGTGLGLAICKRLVGLFGGQLAVRSCEGKGSCFSVQLTLRHEGERITCSGGEIGGGSAWHNAQVIVVDGYAPRRDVIQNMLRTVGTQVVTAASVEAVQSLPQASVILIGQQELVEHLSWCYRVGGQVPLVVLSHGPVGETQVPVGPWSVINQPVTPAKLAEFICGEPTRPGHPRYEALQALQQPLQGVGLLPVQGRQPEPVKPEALGPMTILLAEDSPINRLLVEKMLARTEVTLVMAENGEQAIELYANTAPDLVLTDISMPLKNGYEVTAAIRAQQACSGAHQCPIIGLSAHAMKEELQQSRDAGMDDYLTKPVRKADLLAMIARWSVAGYSSEGCRAGGDGSRLRRR, from the coding sequence ATGACACTGCGAATGAAAACGATCCTTGGGATCGCATTGATTGAAGCGCTGGTGCTGGCGGTGCTGATTGTCTCCGGGCTGCACTGGCTGAAAGAGTCCAATGAACGGCAGCTGGAAATCAGCAGCCGGCAATTGGTCAGTGTGTTTGCTAAAGCCAGCCGGGATGCGGTGCTGGCCTCCGACCTGTCCTATTTGGATAGCTTTGCCGCTTCCATTGTCAGCGAGCACAATCTGGCGTATATCCGGATCACTGACGGGAACGGAACTGAGCTGGCTGAACATGGTGATTATCGTGGGGTTGAGCAGGGCGTCATGCCCAGTGAGGCGCAGGATTGCGTGTATGATGTCGCCAGTGACATCCGGATTGGCGAGCGTCGTTTTGGCTTGGTTGAAATGGGGGTGCGGGTGGATGGATTGCAGCAATTGCTGCACTATGCCACGCAGTCGAGCCTGATCCTGGCTGGGATTGAGATGATCCTGGTGGCCTTGTTTTCCTTTGCGTTGGGGACCTACCTGATGACGCGGCTCGACTGCCTCCGGCTTGGGGTTGAAGAAGTCGGGCGGTGCGGACCCGGTACCCAGATTGAAATTCAAGGCAATGATGAGGTCAGCCGGGTCAGCGAGGCATTTAACCAGATGTCACGTTCCCTGGCCGACGCCCAACAGTCGCTGGCTCAGGAGCACCAGCAGCAGCTCGCATTAGCCGCCAAGGTGAAAGAGCTGGCTCAGGTGGCGGAGTTTGCCCGTGATGCCATTGTGATCACCGATGCTGAAGGCAGGATCACCTGGGTCAACAGCGCCTTCGAGCAGTTGAGTGGCTATAGCCTGGTTGAGCTGCTCGGCCAGACCCCGGGGCGTTTGCTTCAGGGCGAGCAAACGGATCCGCAGGCCGTAAAGGCGATCCGCCAGAGCCTGGCATCGAATCAACCGATCCGGGTGGAGATCCTCAACTATCACAAGTGCGGCGCTTCATATTGGGTGGAATTAGATATATCCCCAGTGTTCAACGAGCAGGGAGGTGTCGAGCGCTTAATTGCTGTTCAGCGGGATGTCACCGAGCGGCTCGGGGTTGCGCGGCAACTTGAATCGGCTCTCGAAAGCGCCACCAAAGCGACTCAAGCCAAGTCTGAGTTTCTGGCCAATATGAGCCATGAGATCCGCACACCAATGAATGCCGTGATGGGGATCAGCGAATTATTGCTTGAAGAGATCCAGGACGCCCGACACCAGACTCAGCTGCGGTTGATCCATCAGTCGGCGGATAACCTGGTGACCATCATTAATGACATCCTCGATTTCAGCAAAATCGAAGCCGGTAAGCTGTTGTTGCAGGAGGAACCATTCGAGCTGCAACAGCTGCTGGAAGGGGCGCTGGCGCTGTGTGCGTATCAGGCCGGCCAAAAAGGCGTCCATTTACTGCTGGAAATGCCGCCGGTGTTGCCGAACCGGGTGATTGGTGACAAAGGACGCCTGAACCAGGTGCTGATCAACTTGCTGGGCAATGCGATTAAATTCACCGTGTCCGGTCATGTCAAACTGAGTCTGGTCGAGGAAGTTTGCGGTCCGAGAGAGAGCTGTTTTTTGATCAGGGTGGAAGATACCGGAATTGGTATTCCAGCGGCGCGCCTGCCGCATATTATGGACAAATTCGAACAAGTGGATAACTCGGCTACCCGGGCGTATCAGGGCACTGGACTGGGGTTGGCGATCTGCAAGCGGCTGGTGGGCCTGTTCGGAGGCCAGCTGGCAGTCCGTTCGTGTGAAGGCAAAGGATCGTGTTTCTCTGTTCAGCTTACTCTGCGTCATGAGGGAGAGCGAATCACCTGTTCAGGTGGCGAGATCGGTGGTGGATCAGCATGGCATAACGCACAGGTCATCGTTGTGGATGGCTATGCGCCGCGGCGCGACGTGATCCAGAACATGTTGCGCACGGTGGGAACCCAGGTTGTAACCGCAGCTTCGGTTGAGGCGGTTCAGTCGCTACCGCAGGCCTCTGTGATCCTGATCGGCCAGCAGGAGCTGGTCGAGCACTTGTCCTGGTGTTACCGGGTGGGCGGGCAAGTTCCGCTTGTGGTACTGAGCCATGGCCCGGTTGGTGAAACGCAGGTGCCGGTGGGACCCTGGTCGGTGATCAATCAGCCGGTGACGCCAGCCAAACTGGCTGAGTTTATCTGCGGGGAGCCAACGCGTCCTGGACATCCCCGGTATGAAGCGTTGCAGGCGTTGCAGCAGCCACTGCAGGGCGTCGGCCTGTTGCCGGTGCAAGGGCGACAACCGGAGCCTGTCAAACCGGAGGCACTGGGTCCGATGACCATTTTACTGGCGGAAGACAGCCCGATTAACCGGCTGTTGGTGGAGAAGATGCTGGCCCGGACTGAGGTTACGCTCGTGATGGCTGAAAACGGGGAGCAAGCGATTGAGTTGTATGCGAATACAGCGCCGGATTTAGTGCTGACGGATATTTCGATGCCGCTTAAAAACGGCTATGAAGTCACTGCGGCGATTCGGGCGCAGCAAGCGTGCTCCGGCGCGCATCAATGCCCCATCATCGGTTTGTCGGCGCATGCGATGAAAGAAGAGCTGCAACAGAGCCGGGATGCCGGGATGGATGATTACCTGACCAAGCCGGTACGAAAAGCAGACTTGCTGGCGATGATTGCACGCTGGTCTGTGGCCGGCTACTCAAGTGAGGGCTGCCGTGCCGGCGGGGATGGAAGCAGGTTGAGGAGGCGGTGA
- a CDS encoding phosphate/phosphite/phosphonate ABC transporter substrate-binding protein, producing the protein MMSRQKNWLWLLKGPLLVMAMLSFSAAAERQVLVFGVVPQQSAAKLAAQWIPLLEVWGKMVGTEFRFATAPDIPTFEARLQAGEYDLAYMNPYHFTLFHQSPGYHALAHAKDKRITGILVARKGWQGGLVQLDGQTLAFPAPRAFAATVLTQSELDAAHIRFRPQYVGSHDSVYLSVAKGLFLAGGGVLRTFNSLPASLREQLQVIHKTARYTPHAVAYHPKVDPVMVSRLKQSIALLNQHPEAAVAFSQLKIKGWELAEDRDWDDVAALEIRR; encoded by the coding sequence ATGATGAGTCGTCAGAAAAATTGGCTTTGGCTGTTGAAAGGGCCGCTGTTGGTGATGGCAATGCTGTCCTTCTCTGCAGCGGCCGAGCGTCAGGTGTTGGTATTTGGCGTGGTGCCCCAGCAATCTGCGGCGAAACTGGCGGCGCAATGGATCCCTTTGCTGGAAGTGTGGGGGAAAATGGTGGGCACTGAGTTTCGGTTTGCCACTGCGCCGGATATTCCGACGTTTGAAGCCAGGCTTCAGGCCGGTGAGTACGATCTCGCCTACATGAACCCATATCATTTCACCCTGTTCCATCAGTCGCCCGGCTATCATGCGCTTGCCCATGCAAAGGATAAGCGGATCACCGGGATTCTGGTGGCCAGGAAAGGCTGGCAGGGCGGCCTGGTCCAACTCGATGGGCAGACGCTGGCTTTTCCGGCGCCCAGAGCGTTTGCCGCGACTGTGCTGACCCAGTCGGAACTTGATGCAGCCCACATCCGTTTCCGGCCTCAGTATGTCGGCTCTCATGATTCTGTTTATTTGTCCGTGGCCAAAGGCTTGTTCCTGGCGGGTGGTGGCGTGCTCCGCACCTTCAACAGTCTGCCGGCCAGCCTGCGGGAACAATTGCAGGTGATCCACAAAACAGCACGTTATACCCCCCATGCCGTGGCGTATCACCCCAAAGTGGACCCGGTCATGGTTTCCCGGCTTAAGCAGAGTATTGCGTTGCTTAACCAGCACCCGGAGGCTGCGGTTGCGTTCTCCCAACTCAAAATCAAAGGCTGGGAGCTGGCAGAAGACAGGGACTGGGATGATGTGGCTGCGCTCGAGATACGGCGCTAG
- a CDS encoding DUF7916 family protein, which translates to MKKRIFDLTRQDIATMGRKEIVECIKISEGRTMMVENVVSMEPPLDLVSGAEIAAAFGADMITLNVLDLMDPRAAVNGAEAHGVADYFTVADLKQLSGRILGCNLEPVPQGFSDIPPGRALSAETVERAVELGLNYIMLTGNPGMAVSQETILNAISLTRSISKEIVIIAGKMHGGGVGNDYNTDFIPQFAEAGADIMMFPAPFTTPGMHPALATSLMTAVHEAGMLGMLAIGTSQEGASESYIEKVATESKGAGADIVHIGDGGYGGLAVLENIMRMGITIRGRRHQFKRMANRR; encoded by the coding sequence ATGAAAAAGCGTATCTTTGATCTTACCCGCCAGGACATTGCAACCATGGGCCGGAAAGAAATTGTTGAATGCATCAAAATTTCTGAAGGTCGTACCATGATGGTCGAAAACGTCGTGTCAATGGAGCCGCCTCTGGATCTGGTCTCCGGTGCTGAAATCGCCGCCGCTTTCGGGGCAGATATGATCACCTTGAACGTGCTTGACTTAATGGACCCACGGGCAGCAGTCAATGGTGCCGAAGCACATGGCGTGGCCGACTACTTTACGGTTGCCGATCTCAAGCAGCTTTCCGGTCGTATTCTGGGCTGTAACCTGGAGCCGGTACCTCAGGGCTTCAGCGACATCCCACCGGGGCGTGCACTGAGTGCCGAAACAGTAGAACGTGCGGTAGAGCTGGGCCTGAACTACATTATGCTTACCGGCAACCCGGGTATGGCCGTCTCACAGGAAACCATCCTGAATGCAATTTCCCTGACCCGCTCCATCTCGAAGGAGATTGTCATTATTGCCGGTAAGATGCACGGTGGCGGTGTTGGCAATGATTACAATACTGACTTTATTCCCCAATTTGCCGAAGCCGGTGCCGATATCATGATGTTCCCGGCACCGTTTACCACCCCGGGGATGCATCCGGCGCTGGCAACCTCACTGATGACTGCGGTTCATGAAGCCGGGATGCTGGGCATGCTGGCAATCGGGACGTCCCAGGAAGGGGCCAGCGAGAGCTATATCGAGAAAGTGGCTACCGAGTCCAAAGGTGCCGGTGCCGATATCGTTCACATTGGTGACGGTGGTTACGGCGGTTTGGCTGTTCTGGAAAACATCATGCGCATGGGGATCACCATCCGCGGCCGCCGCCATCAGTTCAAACGTATGGCAAACCGCCGCTAA
- a CDS encoding RNA-binding S4 domain-containing protein, which yields MTDQENEYEVEALGVEVSCQPIELYKVLKIANAVSGGGEAKFAIAEGYVAVNGELEQRKRRKVYDGDVIEFNNEFYLVLCDQPVTEVPAQAPAGAKAAKPAKSSPKQSKPPAKSSGKKKPSAQQKKKKASGPADQATGRKPISF from the coding sequence ATGACTGATCAAGAAAATGAATATGAAGTTGAAGCGTTAGGGGTTGAGGTCTCCTGTCAACCGATAGAGCTGTACAAAGTCCTGAAAATTGCCAATGCCGTCAGTGGCGGGGGAGAAGCCAAGTTTGCCATCGCGGAAGGGTATGTGGCAGTCAACGGTGAGCTTGAGCAGCGCAAGCGCCGAAAAGTCTATGATGGCGACGTGATTGAATTTAACAATGAATTTTATCTGGTGCTGTGCGATCAGCCCGTCACGGAAGTCCCGGCCCAAGCGCCTGCCGGCGCAAAAGCCGCCAAGCCTGCGAAATCGTCGCCGAAGCAATCGAAGCCTCCGGCCAAATCATCGGGGAAGAAAAAGCCATCAGCACAGCAGAAAAAGAAGAAAGCTTCAGGACCTGCTGATCAGGCGACCGGACGTAAGCCGATCAGCTTCTAG